DNA from Mugil cephalus isolate CIBA_MC_2020 chromosome 5, CIBA_Mcephalus_1.1, whole genome shotgun sequence:
GTAAGTTTGAGGGGTTCGGTGATAAGGAGAAGGCTGAGAGGCTTGCTGCAGCTTTAACCTAGCAATCAAAGGATGATATATGAATTCCCAGCCATGCGGCATTCTACACCTGCTGATAAACGTGCCCCCCCCCCATGGCACACACTAACAGGCAACACCGTCCTGCCTGCTTATCCCCAACGATGGCAGTGATAAATATTCTGTTTACTGCTACACAAAAGACTCAGGTGATTCACAGTGAGTCAGCTCTGGAATTAAGCTGCATGCAATTTTACTCTGAAACCTCTCTTTTCTCCAGGAGTCTTCAGATGCAGGGATTTCCTGTTCGGGGTTGCAAGACTTAAGCAATTTGTTAAACATCTCATCTTTCAGCTGGCACAAATAGGACTGTACTGCTTAAATAACACAGCACATTTGATCTGACTGACTTCAAATATTGTTCAGTTTTACTCCACgttatgaattttatttatagacAGATGTGTACACAAcactggatttcttttttttcttttctttctttttttttgcaatgtgGGGAAGCAGAATAGTAGTCAGCCAAGAACAATGACTTATAATAATACAATCCCTTCACAGTACAGTTGAGTGACaaagccaaaagaaaagaaaaaaaaactaaaataagaacCCTTTTATGTGCGTTTTGAAGTTCTGCAAATGATTTTCTTAAAGGCTTTTCTGAAATCCCTGTTGAAAATTGTGTATATTATGGGGTTCACAGAACTGTTGCAGTAGCCAATCCAAAAGAAAAGGTTGAAAAGTGCGTCGGGGATGTAGCAGCTGTCTCTACAGATAGCGTGGAGGCTGTaagtgaagaagaaggggaaCCAGCAGAGCACGAACACTCCCATCACTACAGCCAGTACGAATGTGAAACGCTTTTCCCTCATCTGGGCCACTTTAGTCTTGTTCACCGCGTTCAGCTGCTGTCGCCCGGCCGGGTTCTTCTGCTCCGGGTAGAGCTGTAGCGCCCGGGCTGAAGCCCAGGACAGACGGCAGTTCTGTGGGGGGCAGCAGTCAGATCCCTCCACTTTCCTTCGCTTCGTGAAGCGATTGTGGCGTGGTTTGGTATCCGACTGACAGCAGCTCTCCTCCAAGTCGATGTCATCCAACTCCCCTTGCCTCGGCGGGTGGCTGCCGGAGCTTTGGCTGCTGGGGCTCTCCATCTCGAACCGGTCCTTCCTGACAAAGCAGGTCTCTGACTGAGAGGGCTGCCTCTCCAGACCGTTCTTGGCCACGAACACGGTGGAGGAGCGCTGCTTGGCCACTTTATAAATCTTACAGTAAACCAGAATCATGATGAGACCGGGCGCAAAGAAAGACACCAGGCAGGATGAGAGGATGTACCAGGTCTCGTCGTTCAGCAGGCACTCCCGTTCGTCGTGTTTGGTcatgaggagaggagggaaggagatgaTGGCAGATATGATCCACACCACAGCAATCATGGACTTGATGCGCTTCGGTGTCCGCTTCAGGTTGTAGCTGACCGCCTTTGTCACTGACCAGTAGCGGTCCAGGCTGATGGCGCACAGGTGCACGATGGATGAGGTGCAAAACAGCACATCCAGAGCCAAGTAGAAGGCGCACCAGGTTGTGCCAAAGTACCAGTAGCCCATTACCTCGTTGAC
Protein-coding regions in this window:
- the adra2db gene encoding alpha-2Db adrenergic receptor; translation: MDLAQLTRLSGNVSNDENTTDAPLTLPHTEVATALIILVVTAIVSVTIVGNVLVIVAVLTSRALRAPQNLFLVSLASADILVATLVIPFSLVNEVMGYWYFGTTWCAFYLALDVLFCTSSIVHLCAISLDRYWSVTKAVSYNLKRTPKRIKSMIAVVWIISAIISFPPLLMTKHDERECLLNDETWYILSSCLVSFFAPGLIMILVYCKIYKVAKQRSSTVFVAKNGLERQPSQSETCFVRKDRFEMESPSSQSSGSHPPRQGELDDIDLEESCCQSDTKPRHNRFTKRRKVEGSDCCPPQNCRLSWASARALQLYPEQKNPAGRQQLNAVNKTKVAQMREKRFTFVLAVVMGVFVLCWFPFFFTYSLHAICRDSCYIPDALFNLFFWIGYCNSSVNPIIYTIFNRDFRKAFKKIICRTSKRT